The proteins below are encoded in one region of Thermodesulfovibrio thiophilus DSM 17215:
- a CDS encoding shikimate kinase, whose amino-acid sequence MAKIKNIILIGFMGTGKTSVGQILAKKLNFIFVDIDELIEKILGMKISEIFTRFGEPRFRDFETEIIKLITKKKRQVIATGGGAVLREENMAQLKASGVVFCLTAPENVIFKRVRQCKNRPLLQVENPEQRIRALIKKRMPFYEKADFSINTDGLTPEEVADKIIKEYERLIDGKAQSRAT is encoded by the coding sequence ATGGCTAAGATAAAAAACATTATCCTTATAGGCTTTATGGGCACAGGTAAAACATCCGTAGGTCAGATTCTGGCAAAAAAGCTTAATTTTATCTTTGTGGATATTGATGAATTAATAGAAAAAATTTTAGGAATGAAAATATCTGAAATTTTTACAAGATTTGGAGAGCCTAGATTCAGAGATTTTGAAACAGAGATCATCAAACTAATAACTAAGAAAAAAAGGCAGGTAATTGCCACAGGAGGTGGTGCAGTTTTAAGAGAAGAAAATATGGCACAGCTTAAGGCAAGCGGAGTAGTTTTTTGCCTGACTGCTCCAGAAAATGTTATCTTTAAGAGAGTGAGACAGTGCAAGAACAGACCTCTTCTTCAGGTTGAAAATCCAGAACAAAGGATAAGAGCACTTATAAAAAAGCGAATGCCTTTTTATGAGAAAGCTGATTTTTCTATTAATACAGATGGATTAACTCCAGAAGAGGTGGCAGATAAAATAATTAAAGAATACGAGAGGTTAATTGATGGAAAAGCTCAGAGTAGAGCTACGTGA
- the aroB gene encoding 3-dehydroquinate synthase: MEKLRVELRERSYEILINRDNLHLIGERLLRFSTGSKIGIISNPTVAELYGNKLVSSLKNEGFDPYLILIPDGETYKDYFWAYHILTQLLELGFDRRSCLIALGGGVIGDITAFVASVYMRGISYIQIPTTLLAQVDSSVGGKTGVNHPLGKNLIGTFWQPSLVWIDVDTLHSLPEREFISGVAEIIKYGIIWDRDFFEFIKTNKEKILKKDENILIAIIKRSCEIKAEVVSKDERESSLRAILNYGHTVGHAIETLTGYGSYLHGEAISIGMIYEARLSNLLGFLSKENYQSIKDTIKNFGLPVDMPSIVDISAMIKTILIDKKNIEGKIRMVIPEDIGKMKINFEVNIEDIKKLFYE; encoded by the coding sequence ATGGAAAAGCTCAGAGTAGAGCTACGTGAACGTAGTTACGAGATTCTGATTAATAGAGACAATCTACATCTTATTGGTGAAAGATTGCTCAGATTTTCTACAGGTAGTAAGATAGGGATAATAAGCAATCCAACTGTTGCAGAACTTTACGGGAATAAACTCGTTTCATCTCTGAAAAATGAAGGCTTTGATCCTTATTTAATTTTGATTCCAGATGGAGAAACATATAAGGACTACTTCTGGGCTTATCATATTCTTACTCAACTTCTTGAACTCGGGTTTGATAGACGTTCCTGTCTTATTGCACTTGGAGGAGGAGTGATTGGAGATATCACAGCTTTTGTTGCTTCTGTTTATATGAGAGGTATTTCTTATATTCAAATTCCTACTACACTGCTCGCTCAGGTTGACAGTTCTGTAGGAGGTAAAACAGGAGTTAATCATCCTCTTGGTAAAAATTTGATAGGAACATTCTGGCAACCATCTCTGGTCTGGATTGATGTGGATACACTTCACAGTCTTCCTGAAAGAGAGTTTATATCAGGAGTTGCTGAGATTATAAAATATGGAATTATATGGGATAGAGATTTTTTTGAATTTATTAAGACGAATAAAGAAAAAATATTGAAAAAAGATGAAAATATACTTATAGCAATAATTAAAAGGTCTTGTGAAATAAAGGCAGAGGTTGTATCAAAGGATGAACGAGAAAGCTCGCTCAGGGCAATTCTTAACTATGGACACACAGTCGGGCATGCTATAGAGACTCTTACAGGTTATGGGTCTTATCTGCATGGAGAAGCAATATCAATAGGAATGATTTATGAGGCAAGGCTTTCAAATCTGCTTGGTTTTTTAAGCAAGGAAAATTATCAGAGCATAAAAGATACAATAAAAAATTTTGGATTACCTGTTGATATGCCTTCTATTGTTGATATATCAGCAATGATAAAAACAATTTTGATTGACAAAAAGAACATTGAAGGAAAAATTCGAATGGTTATTCCAGAAGATATTGGAAAAATGAAGATAAATTTTGAAGTTAATATTGAAGACATTAAAAAATTGTTTTATGAATAA
- a CDS encoding response regulator, whose product MNKKILVVEDENEIAQLIAYSLKKENYDVVIALDGEEALKKLKESFYDLVILDLMLPKIHGMEICKLIKNDSKFISTGIIIVTAKGEEADKISGLEMGADDYITKPFSPRELIARVKAVMRRTKSETSNKQIIKIKNLIIDKEKYLVTVNDQLKRLSATEFKLLLYLAERPNKIFNRDHLLDAVWGQDIYVDSRTVDVHIRRLRLKIENDPDNPEYIKTLRGVGYFIEAQY is encoded by the coding sequence ATGAATAAAAAAATTTTGGTTGTTGAAGACGAAAACGAGATTGCCCAGCTTATTGCCTATAGTCTAAAAAAAGAAAATTATGATGTTGTAATAGCTCTTGATGGTGAAGAAGCTTTAAAGAAGCTTAAAGAGAGTTTTTATGATCTTGTGATTCTTGATCTTATGTTGCCCAAAATTCATGGAATGGAGATTTGTAAGCTTATAAAAAATGATTCAAAATTTATAAGTACTGGCATTATAATTGTGACAGCAAAGGGAGAGGAGGCTGATAAGATTTCAGGACTTGAGATGGGAGCGGATGACTATATTACAAAGCCATTCAGCCCCAGGGAACTTATCGCAAGAGTTAAAGCTGTTATGAGACGAACTAAATCTGAGACATCTAATAAGCAGATTATAAAAATAAAAAATTTAATAATTGACAAAGAAAAATATTTAGTAACAGTAAATGATCAACTCAAAAGACTTTCTGCAACTGAATTCAAACTTCTTTTGTATCTTGCTGAGAGACCTAACAAGATTTTTAATAGAGACCATCTGCTTGATGCTGTTTGGGGACAGGATATATATGTAGATTCCAGAACTGTAGATGTTCATATAAGAAGATTAAGATTAAAAATAGAAAATGATCCGGATAATCCAGAGTATATAAAAACACTTCGAGGAGTTGGTTATTTTATAGAGGCTCAATATTAA
- a CDS encoding sensor histidine kinase has translation MELFIFVIVLLILIIFILTGKIRTLSSKLENLKQEEQLYDFSTVKSSQSFETILKSITEGLLIIDPKGYIMLANQSVKDILKIDESPEGKQVIEIVRNIDLINLISLSMSKKEDLTAEITVKKGGKDIYLLAKAMPVVNSEDKILFLIILLHDITRLKQLENVRRDFVANVSHELKTPVTAIKGYAETLLDGAIDDRENSKKFIEIIKNQADRLTALVEDLLTLSRIEFGDIKIEKKEILLDEIVNSVFQILGDKADKKDIHLQKDIPPRTIIQADKHRLMQIMINLVDNGIKFTEKGFVKVVFFTKNSKGIISVEDTGIGISKEHLQRIGERFYRVDQARSRQLGGTGLGLAIVKHLVLAHGWQLDMKSEVGEGTTIQIVIPEQDIIQF, from the coding sequence ATGGAACTTTTCATTTTTGTTATAGTTCTCTTAATTCTTATCATTTTCATACTGACTGGTAAAATTCGAACGCTTTCTTCAAAATTAGAAAATTTAAAACAAGAAGAGCAATTATATGACTTTTCAACAGTAAAATCATCCCAGAGTTTTGAGACAATTCTAAAATCCATAACAGAAGGGCTTCTTATTATTGATCCTAAGGGATATATAATGCTTGCTAATCAAAGCGTTAAGGATATTTTAAAAATAGATGAATCTCCTGAAGGTAAACAGGTAATTGAAATTGTTAGAAACATAGACTTGATTAATCTTATAAGTTTATCAATGAGTAAAAAAGAAGATTTGACAGCAGAAATTACAGTTAAAAAAGGAGGAAAAGATATTTATCTTCTTGCTAAAGCAATGCCTGTGGTTAATTCAGAAGATAAGATTTTGTTTTTAATAATTCTGCTTCATGATATAACCCGTCTTAAACAACTGGAAAATGTGAGAAGAGATTTTGTTGCCAATGTTTCTCATGAACTTAAAACTCCTGTTACTGCTATAAAAGGCTATGCGGAGACACTTCTTGATGGAGCAATTGATGACAGAGAGAATTCTAAAAAATTTATTGAAATCATAAAAAATCAGGCGGACAGATTAACTGCTCTTGTGGAAGACCTTTTAACGCTTTCCAGGATTGAGTTTGGAGATATAAAAATTGAAAAGAAGGAGATTTTACTTGATGAGATTGTAAATTCTGTATTCCAAATCTTAGGAGATAAGGCTGATAAAAAAGATATTCACCTTCAAAAAGATATTCCACCAAGAACAATAATTCAAGCTGACAAGCATAGATTGATGCAGATAATGATAAATCTTGTAGATAATGGAATAAAGTTCACCGAAAAGGGATTTGTAAAAGTAGTATTTTTTACGAAAAACAGTAAAGGCATTATTTCTGTTGAAGATACAGGAATTGGAATTTCAAAAGAACATCTTCAAAGGATAGGAGAGAGGTTTTACAGAGTTGACCAGGCTCGATCAAGACAGCTTGGCGGAACAGGTCTTGGGCTGGCTATAGTGAAGCATCTTGTTTTAGCTCATGGATGGCAGCTTGACATGAAAAGCGAGGTTGGAGAAGGAACAACAATACAGATTGTTATCCCTGAGCAGGATATTATTCAATTTTAA
- the hisF gene encoding imidazole glycerol phosphate synthase subunit HisF, producing the protein MLAKRIIPCLDVKDGRVVKGVNFLNLRDAGDPVENAIFYDQEEADELVFLDVTASHEKRKIIIDVVEKTASVVFMPLTVGGGIKSIDDIRNLLNAGADKVSINTSAVKDPYFIQKASSRFGSQCIVVAVDAKRTDKTFNPKAYPQETWFDDVDLKDVLYTHQSEFVLSTHGGRLMRPIDAIAWAKKMEVFGAGEILLTSMDRDGTKEGYDIQLTKAISEAVNIPVIASGGAGTLDHLYEAFAYGKADATLAASIFHFREYSVREAKEFLHQKGIPVRI; encoded by the coding sequence ATGCTTGCAAAAAGGATAATACCATGCCTTGATGTAAAAGATGGAAGAGTTGTAAAGGGAGTAAACTTTCTTAACCTAAGGGATGCTGGAGATCCTGTAGAAAATGCAATTTTTTACGATCAGGAAGAAGCTGATGAGCTTGTATTTCTTGATGTAACAGCCTCTCATGAAAAAAGAAAGATAATAATAGATGTGGTGGAGAAAACTGCTTCTGTTGTATTTATGCCGTTAACAGTAGGTGGAGGGATAAAAAGCATTGATGACATAAGAAATCTTCTTAATGCTGGAGCTGACAAGGTATCCATAAACACTTCTGCAGTAAAAGACCCTTACTTTATTCAGAAAGCATCGAGTCGATTTGGTTCTCAGTGTATTGTTGTTGCAGTTGATGCAAAAAGAACTGATAAGACTTTCAATCCAAAGGCATATCCTCAAGAAACATGGTTTGATGATGTTGATTTAAAAGATGTTTTATACACTCACCAGTCAGAGTTTGTGCTGTCCACTCATGGAGGAAGACTTATGCGTCCAATAGATGCAATAGCATGGGCAAAAAAAATGGAAGTTTTTGGTGCAGGAGAGATTCTTCTTACAAGTATGGATAGAGATGGCACAAAAGAAGGTTACGACATACAGCTTACAAAGGCAATATCAGAAGCAGTTAACATTCCTGTGATAGCTTCAGGTGGAGCAGGCACACTTGATCATCTTTACGAGGCTTTTGCATATGGTAAAGCTGATGCTACTCTGGCAGCATCAATATTTCATTTCAGGGAGTACTCAGTAAGAGAGGCTAAAGAATTTCTGCATCAGAAAGGAATTCCTGTAAGGATTTGA
- a CDS encoding EAL domain-containing protein, translating into MSENILSFALCPNDFEKDISKLQKAIYSIACCLKKEIKLITFKNFSEEESALEQEEYHFFYTDPDSTLKLLDKGYFILGKFKNEQSALCSITSKQYFSEKDVINVALINKKYFLFPLLFHKKEFEKFHLIFADTHREVLHLVEKGSADIGFIYSEKLDELKNYTNINFSEDFCFPIPHYILAHPSMKKFKDIILSIEDIEKSTDEEIENLRNLYKQLEQMLQNWAYHDIVNAFINSPNMGIIIYQEKVIYANNYAINLLGYTEEELYKMSSLDFVYHEDRKKVFENYKKRLRGKKFSQIYEIRYIKKQGSVIYVQCLTNTIFFKGIYSGLIVFYDITSKKHAENLREILKQSNKIIIESFTEEDIYHNICKALVENLGFKLAWVSLIDENKIIPKFHYGDLSVFFKAIDIQYDKKDIETLKTGQIVINPDIRTYSRDSFYITELIKKGLISSCTIPLSKSGKIVALLNIYSEFPYFFSESIVDSLKEIQKDLSFALEKVEKIRQDIIISEAIKNSDIWLLITDENGNIVYVNESVEKISGYKKAELIGKNPRIFKSGLNPPEFYTEMWNNILSGKIFNAITPNRKKNGEIFHVDLKIIPIRLPGNILRFVAVASDITEKIVLSERIKTLQNYDALTGLLNLNGFATTVSLKLKEASSLILFILIDIYNMTYINKIHGISAGDELLRSFAQRLINIFGQTNIISRIGSDSFGICLTIDTDEIYNVYSKLYELNNTIVQIGTKSISFNINASISLFPKDGRSFTTLYERADITLSQAKKEGAGTIKFFDPEIEKETDKLWNVITIVKKAVDENLFVFHYQPYLYTNSLQIAGFEALMRIIDRDGTIYYPDFFIDYIENSQYLMMLENRTIKEAIEKIKEWKTNISINISGKTFNNANFIKKILDIPVEVRNKLTLEITERIFIEDPYFAIELISSIKKLTNPPKIAMDDFGTGYSSLAYLKDLPIDIIKIDIAFIRDMIKDRKSLAIVQTIIDLAKRLDKITLAEGVENKDQYEILKSIGCDMVQGFLFYKPMPKEKVKNISQ; encoded by the coding sequence ATGTCCGAAAATATTTTATCTTTTGCTTTATGTCCTAATGATTTTGAAAAAGATATCAGTAAGTTGCAAAAAGCAATATATTCAATTGCTTGCTGTCTTAAAAAAGAAATAAAATTGATAACATTTAAAAATTTTTCAGAAGAAGAAAGTGCTCTTGAACAAGAAGAATATCATTTTTTCTATACTGATCCGGATTCTACTTTAAAACTTTTAGATAAAGGTTATTTTATCTTAGGAAAATTTAAAAATGAACAAAGTGCTCTCTGCAGTATAACATCAAAACAATATTTTTCTGAAAAAGATGTAATTAATGTAGCATTAATCAACAAAAAATATTTTTTATTTCCTCTTTTATTTCATAAAAAAGAATTTGAGAAGTTTCATCTGATTTTTGCTGATACTCATAGGGAAGTCTTACATCTTGTAGAAAAAGGTTCTGCAGATATAGGATTTATATATTCAGAAAAATTGGATGAGTTAAAAAATTATACAAACATAAATTTTTCAGAAGATTTCTGTTTTCCAATTCCTCATTATATTCTTGCCCATCCATCTATGAAAAAGTTTAAAGATATAATATTGTCAATTGAAGATATTGAAAAATCAACAGATGAAGAGATTGAAAATCTGAGAAATCTATATAAACAACTAGAACAGATGCTCCAAAACTGGGCATATCACGATATAGTCAATGCATTTATCAATTCTCCCAATATGGGAATCATAATATATCAGGAAAAAGTTATATATGCAAATAACTACGCGATAAATCTGCTTGGTTATACCGAAGAAGAGCTTTATAAAATGAGCAGTCTTGATTTTGTTTATCATGAAGACAGAAAAAAAGTTTTTGAAAACTATAAAAAAAGACTCAGAGGAAAAAAATTCTCTCAGATTTACGAAATTCGTTATATAAAAAAACAAGGGTCTGTTATTTATGTACAATGTTTAACAAATACAATATTTTTTAAAGGAATATATTCAGGGCTTATAGTTTTTTATGATATTACCTCAAAAAAACATGCAGAAAATCTTCGTGAGATTCTTAAACAATCAAATAAAATTATTATTGAATCTTTTACAGAGGAAGATATTTATCATAATATATGTAAAGCCCTTGTTGAAAACCTGGGATTTAAACTCGCATGGGTAAGTCTTATAGATGAGAATAAAATAATTCCTAAATTTCACTATGGAGATCTTTCCGTTTTTTTTAAAGCAATAGACATCCAATATGACAAAAAAGACATTGAAACTCTAAAAACAGGTCAGATAGTTATTAATCCTGATATAAGAACTTATTCAAGAGATAGTTTTTATATAACTGAATTGATTAAAAAAGGTTTAATTTCATCATGTACAATACCGCTTTCAAAAAGCGGGAAAATTGTTGCGCTGCTTAATATATACTCTGAGTTTCCTTATTTTTTCTCCGAATCCATAGTTGATTCACTTAAAGAAATTCAGAAAGATTTATCTTTTGCACTGGAAAAAGTTGAAAAAATAAGGCAGGACATCATTATCTCTGAGGCCATTAAAAATTCTGATATCTGGCTACTTATTACAGATGAAAATGGAAATATTGTTTATGTAAACGAATCCGTTGAAAAAATAAGTGGATATAAAAAAGCGGAGTTAATTGGTAAAAACCCCAGAATATTTAAATCAGGACTCAATCCTCCAGAGTTTTATACAGAAATGTGGAATAATATTCTCTCAGGTAAAATTTTTAATGCAATAACACCTAACAGGAAAAAGAATGGAGAAATTTTCCATGTTGACCTTAAAATTATTCCTATAAGACTTCCTGGTAATATTTTAAGATTTGTTGCTGTGGCAAGTGATATTACCGAAAAAATAGTGCTTTCTGAAAGAATTAAAACACTTCAAAATTATGATGCTCTTACAGGACTTCTAAATCTTAATGGTTTTGCTACAACTGTTTCATTAAAATTGAAAGAAGCCTCTAGTCTGATTTTATTTATATTAATTGATATATATAATATGACTTATATTAATAAAATTCATGGAATTTCTGCAGGAGATGAACTTTTGAGAAGTTTTGCACAAAGACTAATAAATATTTTTGGACAGACAAATATAATTTCAAGAATCGGATCTGATAGTTTTGGAATCTGTTTAACAATTGATACTGATGAAATATATAACGTTTATTCTAAACTATATGAGTTAAACAACACGATTGTTCAAATAGGCACAAAATCAATTTCTTTCAATATAAATGCTTCTATATCTTTATTCCCAAAAGATGGAAGATCATTCACAACTCTTTATGAAAGGGCAGATATAACACTATCACAGGCAAAAAAAGAAGGTGCAGGAACTATTAAATTTTTTGACCCTGAAATAGAAAAAGAAACAGATAAATTATGGAATGTTATTACCATTGTAAAAAAAGCTGTTGATGAAAACCTGTTTGTTTTCCATTATCAGCCTTATCTTTACACTAACAGTCTGCAAATTGCTGGATTTGAAGCACTAATGAGAATTATTGACAGAGATGGAACAATTTATTATCCAGATTTTTTCATTGACTACATAGAAAACAGTCAATACTTAATGATGTTAGAAAATCGGACAATTAAAGAAGCTATTGAAAAGATAAAAGAATGGAAGACAAACATTTCAATTAATATTTCTGGTAAAACTTTTAACAATGCAAATTTTATAAAAAAAATCTTAGATATTCCTGTTGAAGTTAGAAATAAGCTTACACTTGAGATCACAGAAAGAATATTTATTGAAGATCCATATTTTGCAATAGAATTAATCTCAAGTATTAAAAAATTAACTAATCCTCCAAAAATTGCAATGGATGATTTTGGAACAGGATATTCATCTCTTGCATATCTTAAAGATTTGCCCATTGATATAATTAAAATAGATATAGCATTCATCAGAGATATGATAAAAGACAGGAAAAGTCTTGCCATTGTCCAGACAATTATAGATCTGGCAAAAAGACTTGATAAAATTACTCTGGCAGAGGGAGTTGAAAATAAAGATCAGTATGAAATCTTGAAATCTATTGGATGTGATATGGTGCAGGGATTTCTTTTTTATAAACCAATGCCCAAAGAAAAAGTGAAAAACATATCTCAATAA